The DNA window GTAGGCGTCGCCGGTGGCGGCGTAGCCCACGATCTCGCCGTAGATGCGGGCGCCGCGCGCCTGCGCGTGCTCCAGCGACTCCAGCACGACGACGCCCGCGCCCTCCCCCATCACGAAGCCGTCGCGGTCCTTGTCGAACGGGCGCGAGGCCGTGGACGGGCTGTCGTTGCGCGTGGAGAGCGCGCCCATGTTGGCGAAGCCGCCGATCGACATGGGCGTGACCGCGGCCTCGGAGCCGCCGGCGATCATGACGTCCGCGCTGCCGTACTGGATGGCGCGGAACGCCTCGCCGATCGCGTGGGCGCTGGTGGAGCACGCCGACACGATGCCGAAGTTCGGGCCCTGCGCGTTGAAGCGCATCGACACGACGCCGGCCGCGATGTCCGAGATGAACATCGGGATGAAGAAGGGGGAGATGCGCTTGGCCCCCGACTGCATGTACGTCGCGTGCTGCTCCTCGAACGTGCGCAGCCCGCCGATGCCGGAGCCGATCAGGACGCCGGTCTCCTCGGGCACGTAGCCCGTGCCCTCGCCGAAGCCGGCGTCCTGCATCGCCTGCACCGACGCCGCCATCGCGTACTGCGTGTACAGGTCGGACCGCTTGGCCTCCTTGCGGTCCATGTACGCGCCGGCGTCGAAGTCCTTCACCTCGCACGCGAAGCGGACGGCGAACGTCTCGGCGTCGAACTTGGTGATCGGCGCCGCGCCCGAGCGCCCCTCCAGGAGCGAGCGCCAGGTCGTCGGCACGTCGTTCCCGACCGGCGAGATCGCCCCGAGTCCCGTGACGACGACCCGCCGTCGCATCAACCGGCGACCTTCGAGTTCAGGTAGGCGATCGCATCGCCGACCGTGCGGAGCTTCTCCGCCTCCTCGTCCGGGATGTCGATGTTGAACTCCTTCTCGAACTCCATCACCAGCTCGACGATGTCGAGCGAGTCGGCGCCCAGGTCGTCGATGAAGCTCGCGTCGTCGGTCATCTTCTCGCGCTCGACGCCGAGCTCCTTCTCGATGATGTCCTTGACCTTGTTCGTATAGTCGGGCATAGGAGTGCCGAATGGTGGTGGGTCGTGGATGGATCGAACGGCCCAAAGATACTCGGCGCGTGGGGCGGATGGAACGCCGGAACTGGCCACCGGGCCAGCATTTCCGCCCCCACGCGCCCGCTGCGCTACCGAACGCCGCTCGCCGCGCGAAAGTGCCGGTGCCGGCTCACATCACCATGCCGCCGTCGACGACGAAGACCTGGCCGGTGATGTAGCCCGCCAGCGGCGAGGCGAGGAACGCGACCGTGCCGGCGATGTCCTGCGGCGTGCCGAAGCGCTCCAGGGGGATCATGCCCGCCATCCCCTTCTTCGCCTCCTCGGTCATCGCGGCCGTCATGTCCGTGGCGATGAAGCCCGGCGCGACGACGTTGGCGAGGATGTTCCGGCTGGCCAGCTCCTTGGCCACGCTCTTGGTGAGGCCGATGAGCCCCGCCTTGCTGGCCGCGTAGTTCGCCTGCCCCTTGTTGCCGGTGATG is part of the Roseisolibacter agri genome and encodes:
- a CDS encoding acyl carrier protein, whose translation is MPDYTNKVKDIIEKELGVEREKMTDDASFIDDLGADSLDIVELVMEFEKEFNIDIPDEEAEKLRTVGDAIAYLNSKVAG
- the fabF gene encoding beta-ketoacyl-ACP synthase II, which encodes MRRRVVVTGLGAISPVGNDVPTTWRSLLEGRSGAAPITKFDAETFAVRFACEVKDFDAGAYMDRKEAKRSDLYTQYAMAASVQAMQDAGFGEGTGYVPEETGVLIGSGIGGLRTFEEQHATYMQSGAKRISPFFIPMFISDIAAGVVSMRFNAQGPNFGIVSACSTSAHAIGEAFRAIQYGSADVMIAGGSEAAVTPMSIGGFANMGALSTRNDSPSTASRPFDKDRDGFVMGEGAGVVVLESLEHAQARGARIYGEIVGYAATGDAYHLTGQREDHAGLQRAMRRCLADAGLQPSDVQYVNAHGTSTPLNDPNEARGIRAVFGDSVNGLSVSSTKSCTGHMLGAAGAIEFIACALAIRDQTVPPTINHVETDPEIELDVTPNAPRKRDITVAISNSSGFGGHNATLAVRRFEA